A single Pseudomonas brassicacearum DNA region contains:
- a CDS encoding alkaline phosphatase family protein produces MRSDPVRQPLLLINVVGLTPALLGAATPCINALLKTARMATLQPVFPAVTSTVQASILTGQPPSEHGIVGNGWYFRDQAEVRFWLQPNALIQGEKVWQTLKRQYPGFRCSQLFWWYNMYADVDAAITPRPHYPADGRKMFGLYSEPASLHERIEQQIGEFPFPSFWGPAAGIASSRWIVDCAIAEFQLNRPDLQLIYLPHLDYSLQRLGPDHPSIADEVRAIDSEVGRLLDFAQAQGAAVMLLSEYGIEAVTQSVSINRLLRAEGLLQVRQSLTWELLDPGASAAFAVADHQVAHIYVKQARDIPRVKALLQRQAGIEQVLDKTEQQAWQLDHPRSGELVAVAAAGYWFDYYYWFDEGKAPDFARTVDIHRKPGYDPLELFIDPAIRFPTLKVARRLLQKKLGFRYYMDLIPLDTRLVRGSHGRLPKSKETGPLLITNCDLSLPQHLEATAVKQLLLEHFRGHPHADTANAKELPCGEPFPSLS; encoded by the coding sequence ATGCGCTCTGATCCTGTGCGTCAACCACTGCTGCTGATCAACGTGGTCGGCCTGACCCCGGCGTTGCTGGGTGCCGCGACGCCCTGCATCAATGCCCTGTTGAAAACGGCCAGGATGGCCACGCTGCAACCGGTGTTCCCGGCGGTCACCTCGACCGTGCAGGCCTCGATCCTCACGGGACAGCCACCGTCGGAACACGGCATCGTCGGCAACGGCTGGTATTTTCGCGACCAGGCCGAAGTGCGTTTCTGGCTGCAACCCAACGCCCTGATCCAGGGGGAAAAGGTCTGGCAGACACTCAAGCGCCAGTACCCAGGGTTTCGCTGCAGCCAGTTGTTCTGGTGGTACAACATGTATGCGGACGTGGACGCCGCCATTACCCCACGGCCCCACTACCCGGCCGATGGCCGCAAGATGTTCGGCCTGTATTCGGAGCCGGCCTCGTTGCATGAGCGTATCGAACAGCAGATCGGCGAGTTTCCCTTTCCGAGCTTCTGGGGCCCGGCGGCCGGCATCGCCTCGAGTCGCTGGATCGTCGATTGCGCCATTGCCGAATTCCAGCTCAACCGCCCCGACCTGCAGTTGATCTACCTGCCGCACCTCGACTACAGCCTGCAACGCCTGGGACCCGATCACCCGTCGATTGCCGACGAGGTACGCGCCATCGACAGCGAAGTCGGGCGGCTGCTGGACTTTGCCCAAGCGCAAGGCGCGGCAGTGATGCTGCTGTCCGAATACGGGATCGAAGCCGTCACCCAATCCGTGTCCATCAACCGGTTGTTACGTGCCGAGGGCTTGTTGCAGGTACGCCAATCGCTGACCTGGGAATTGCTCGATCCCGGCGCCAGTGCGGCGTTTGCCGTGGCCGATCATCAGGTCGCGCACATCTACGTGAAGCAGGCGCGCGACATCCCCCGCGTCAAGGCGCTGTTGCAACGCCAGGCCGGCATCGAACAGGTACTGGATAAAACCGAACAACAGGCCTGGCAACTGGATCATCCCCGCAGCGGCGAGCTGGTGGCCGTCGCCGCCGCCGGTTACTGGTTCGATTACTACTACTGGTTCGACGAGGGCAAGGCTCCCGACTTTGCCCGCACCGTGGACATCCATCGCAAGCCAGGCTACGACCCGCTCGAGCTGTTCATCGACCCGGCCATTCGCTTCCCGACATTGAAAGTGGCGCGCCGCCTGCTCCAGAAAAAGCTCGGCTTTCGCTACTACATGGACCTGATTCCGCTGGACACCCGCCTGGTCCGCGGCAGCCACGGACGGCTGCCCAAGAGCAAGGAGACCGGCCCGCTGCTCATCACCAATTGTGATCTGTCGTTGCCGCAGCACCTTGAGGCGACGGCAGTGAAGCAATTGCTCCTGGAACACTTCCGGGGGCACCCTCATGCCGATACGGCGAATGCCAAGGAGCTTCCATGCGGCGAACCATTTCCATCACTGTCCTGA
- the eboE gene encoding metabolite traffic protein EboE — protein MSARTGWTATQIGYCSNVHPTHDLGGLRASIERHFQAVRTLRGLDTQDSGLWISALAAAELQQAPTRADFLDLLQRSGLRLTSLNGFPYGQFHQGAVKADVYLPSWADPQRLAYSLDLARFLAQALPADCAQGVISSLPLGYAAHWSPTLQQRAEQQLRVLTAALARLQLETGKKIVVCLEMEPDCVLENTDQAIAFFRHWQATDPHHEHLALCFDVCHQAVMFEDCYQALDRLRRAQVPIGKIQLSNALICRLPEDEHRREQVLKTLSGFAEPTYLHQVKARDGQERLSAWADLPAALDDCEQNRVSHPELRIHFHIPLFSEQLLLPELSGSQVALAQTFDFLADHEDWRPVLEVETYSWGVLPSQLRPTTEHAQLQGIAAELHWVEDQLQQRRLLQPQALEAHAHAL, from the coding sequence ATGAGTGCCCGCACGGGTTGGACGGCCACGCAGATCGGCTATTGCAGCAACGTGCACCCGACCCATGACCTGGGCGGACTGCGCGCATCCATCGAACGGCATTTCCAGGCCGTACGCACACTGCGCGGGCTCGACACGCAGGACAGTGGATTGTGGATCAGCGCCCTCGCCGCCGCCGAACTTCAACAAGCACCGACCCGTGCGGATTTCCTCGACCTGCTGCAACGCAGCGGGCTACGCCTGACCTCGCTCAATGGGTTTCCCTACGGCCAATTTCACCAGGGCGCGGTAAAAGCCGACGTCTACCTGCCCAGTTGGGCCGATCCGCAGCGGCTGGCGTACAGCCTGGACCTGGCCCGGTTTCTCGCCCAGGCCCTGCCAGCGGACTGTGCCCAGGGGGTGATCTCCAGCCTGCCGCTGGGCTATGCCGCCCACTGGAGCCCGACGCTACAGCAACGTGCCGAGCAGCAACTGCGCGTGCTCACCGCCGCGCTGGCCCGGCTGCAGCTAGAGACGGGCAAGAAGATCGTGGTCTGCCTGGAGATGGAGCCCGATTGCGTGCTGGAAAACACCGACCAGGCCATCGCCTTCTTTCGCCACTGGCAAGCCACGGACCCGCACCATGAACACCTGGCGCTGTGCTTTGACGTCTGCCACCAGGCCGTGATGTTCGAAGACTGCTATCAAGCACTGGACCGTTTGCGTCGCGCCCAGGTCCCCATCGGCAAGATCCAGTTATCCAATGCACTGATTTGTCGGCTGCCTGAGGACGAGCATCGACGCGAACAGGTGCTCAAGACATTGAGCGGTTTTGCCGAGCCCACCTACCTGCATCAGGTGAAGGCCCGCGATGGGCAGGAGCGATTATCGGCCTGGGCGGACCTTCCCGCGGCCCTGGACGATTGTGAGCAGAACCGCGTCTCTCATCCCGAACTGAGGATTCACTTCCACATTCCGCTGTTCAGCGAGCAGTTGCTGTTGCCCGAACTCAGTGGCAGCCAGGTCGCCCTGGCGCAGACCTTTGACTTTCTGGCCGACCATGAGGATTGGCGCCCCGTACTGGAAGTGGAAACCTACAGCTGGGGCGTCCTGCCCAGCCAGCTACGGCCCACGACCGAGCACGCCCAACTCCAGGGCATCGCGGCGGAGTTGCATTGGGTCGAGGACCAGTTGCAGCAGCGCCGCTTGCTGCAACCCCAAGCGCTGGAGGCCCATGCCCATGCGCTCTGA
- a CDS encoding TatD family hydrolase, whose product MPKYFDPHIHMVSRTTDDYQNMAAAGITGVIEPAFWQGQARTSVGSFIDYFDTLLGWERFRASMFGIHHFCTIGLNPKEANDLSVANEVLEILPRYLVKDGVVAVGEIGYDDITPEEDRFLAAQLELAKQFNLPVLVHTPHRDKIGGTKRTLAVIREVGIAEHLVIIDHLNELTLPLVLDSDCWRGHSIYPNTKMSEQRMVALLQQYGTEKMVVNSAADWGISDPLKVPKTGQAMLAAGFSEAQVEQVLFHNPVDFFAQSGQLDKALVSTPLPIDQRRQWQDNSALRGQEPVIK is encoded by the coding sequence ATGCCCAAGTACTTCGACCCGCATATCCACATGGTCAGCCGCACCACTGACGACTACCAGAACATGGCGGCCGCCGGCATCACCGGGGTGATCGAGCCGGCCTTCTGGCAGGGCCAGGCCAGGACCAGCGTCGGCAGCTTCATCGACTACTTCGACACCTTGCTGGGCTGGGAGCGTTTTCGCGCCAGCATGTTTGGCATCCATCATTTCTGCACCATCGGCCTGAACCCCAAGGAGGCCAATGACCTGTCGGTGGCCAATGAGGTGCTGGAGATTCTGCCGCGCTACCTGGTGAAAGACGGCGTGGTGGCGGTGGGTGAAATCGGTTACGACGACATCACCCCGGAGGAGGATCGTTTTCTCGCTGCCCAATTGGAGCTGGCCAAGCAATTCAATCTGCCGGTACTGGTGCACACCCCGCACCGCGACAAGATAGGTGGCACCAAACGCACGCTCGCCGTCATTCGCGAGGTCGGGATCGCCGAGCATCTGGTGATCATCGACCACCTCAACGAACTGACCCTGCCCCTGGTGCTGGACAGCGACTGCTGGCGCGGCCATTCCATCTACCCCAACACCAAGATGTCGGAACAACGCATGGTTGCGCTGCTGCAGCAGTACGGCACGGAAAAAATGGTGGTCAACAGCGCCGCCGACTGGGGCATCAGCGACCCGCTCAAGGTGCCCAAGACCGGCCAGGCAATGTTGGCCGCAGGGTTCAGTGAAGCCCAGGTCGAACAAGTGCTGTTCCACAACCCGGTGGACTTTTTTGCCCAGAGCGGCCAGTTGGACAAAGCCCTGGTCAGCACGCCCCTGCCCATCGATCAGCGGCGGCAATGGCAGGACAACTCCGCCCTGCGGGGCCAGGAACCGGTGATCAAATGA
- a CDS encoding EboA domain-containing protein, with translation MNTDVTAPASAALDMRHDCLNEQRQNFIRQFEETERQWWRQAQEQLARRPDANTAACLSSQCKRHLKERAQPGTDGWSNVQLARALLLAQVLELQPPTEQVPLLHQLFLWGDDQEKVATLKALDWLDSRGACVELARQAGRTSNSQVFAALALDTAYPSRHYNEQAFNQLVLKALGMGLDVRRLIGLAQRQSVTLNQLALDLLDEQLAAERTVSAGLPHVIAFDLLSPAQRQRLVGLGQQQRLPAQWREPLGGVSPN, from the coding sequence ATGAACACGGACGTTACTGCACCGGCCTCGGCGGCTCTCGACATGCGCCACGACTGCCTGAACGAACAACGGCAAAACTTCATTCGTCAGTTCGAAGAAACCGAGCGGCAATGGTGGCGCCAGGCACAGGAGCAACTTGCCCGGCGCCCGGACGCCAACACCGCGGCGTGCTTGAGCAGTCAGTGCAAGCGCCACCTCAAGGAGCGTGCACAGCCCGGCACCGACGGCTGGAGCAACGTCCAGCTGGCGCGGGCGTTGCTGCTGGCCCAGGTGCTGGAGCTGCAGCCCCCTACCGAGCAGGTCCCGCTGCTGCACCAGTTGTTCCTGTGGGGCGACGACCAGGAAAAAGTCGCCACCTTGAAGGCCCTCGACTGGCTCGATAGCCGCGGGGCGTGCGTGGAGCTTGCACGCCAGGCCGGGCGCACCAGCAACAGCCAGGTGTTCGCCGCCCTCGCCCTGGACACCGCCTATCCGTCGCGTCACTACAACGAACAGGCCTTCAACCAGCTGGTGTTGAAAGCGCTGGGCATGGGCCTCGATGTACGACGCCTGATCGGCCTGGCACAACGACAAAGCGTCACCCTCAACCAGTTGGCCCTCGACCTGCTGGACGAACAACTCGCCGCCGAACGAACGGTGTCCGCCGGACTGCCTCACGTGATTGCCTTCGACTTGTTGAGCCCGGCGCAACGTCAGCGCCTGGTCGGCCTGGGCCAGCAACAACGCTTGCCGGCGCAATGGCGCGAGCCCCTGGGCGGCGTTTCGCCGAACTGA
- a CDS encoding UbiA family prenyltransferase has protein sequence MNQTAPNLKAWLTLGRVSNLPTVWTNTLAAALLASSAGALAPPSSLVWILLLAALSLLYLAGMLLNDLLDADWDQQHHNPRPITLGLVSRQHVRLATALLLVLAAASLLGLSRLIEQPHWLLGSATLLVGCILGYNLLHKKYAHSVWLMGACRSALYLTAAASLAVPPEPIWLCAILLGVYISGLTYLARQEHRNQLISRLPLLLMLSPLALAIYAGSAWFWPVLLLWLGWLGWHYWRNLATPRQRQVRAFIGAGLAALPLFDALVLAVANQPLGSLLCVLVFFLLPHFQRWIKPT, from the coding sequence ATGAACCAGACGGCACCGAACCTCAAGGCCTGGCTGACGCTCGGCCGCGTGTCCAACCTGCCCACGGTGTGGACCAACACCTTGGCCGCCGCCCTGCTCGCCAGCAGCGCCGGGGCCCTGGCTCCGCCGTCGTCCCTGGTGTGGATCCTGCTGCTGGCGGCGCTGTCGCTGCTGTACCTGGCCGGCATGCTGTTGAACGACCTGTTGGACGCCGACTGGGACCAACAACACCATAATCCTCGCCCCATTACCCTGGGCCTGGTCAGCCGCCAGCACGTACGGCTGGCCACTGCGTTGTTGCTGGTGCTGGCCGCGGCCTCGCTGCTGGGCCTGAGCCGGCTGATCGAGCAGCCGCACTGGCTGCTGGGCAGCGCCACCCTGTTGGTGGGCTGCATCCTCGGTTACAACCTGCTGCACAAGAAATACGCCCACAGCGTCTGGCTGATGGGTGCCTGCCGCTCGGCGCTCTACCTCACCGCAGCGGCCAGTCTGGCGGTGCCACCCGAACCGATCTGGCTCTGCGCCATTTTGCTGGGCGTCTACATCAGCGGCCTGACCTACCTGGCTCGCCAGGAACACCGCAACCAACTGATCAGCCGCCTCCCCCTGCTGCTGATGCTGAGCCCGCTGGCCTTGGCGATCTACGCAGGCAGCGCCTGGTTTTGGCCGGTGCTGCTGTTATGGCTTGGCTGGTTGGGCTGGCATTACTGGCGCAACCTGGCCACCCCTCGGCAACGGCAGGTCCGCGCCTTCATCGGCGCCGGCCTGGCAGCCCTGCCGCTGTTCGATGCCTTGGTGCTGGCCGTGGCTAACCAGCCCTTGGGCAGCCTGTTGTGTGTCCTGGTGTTTTTCCTGCTTCCTCACTTCCAGCGCTGGATCAAACCCACATGA
- a CDS encoding 3-dehydroquinate synthase, protein MKHGRGYRSLSQKGAAGHFWLSLVCFSALVIASFLLFEQQIQDFLTHLNLYLPSTPAQKLNLALLLIALLALDVVLPVPSSMVALLAVAMLGSVGGYLVIFVGLCLGAGLGYALGAGYLRLLSGRLGLHQRQPGQLAYRLGTLSLICLRGVPVLAETSVVAAGMQRYPLRAFILVTTLANAGLALAYSAIGTFLVEQNALLVTLLASMVLPGLFIAGYSLFKSLRRHDAEQPLHGRFKVSYDYPVVFTDHVFDLLNPCLHRQLMAGHRSPVTVLIFADEQLLRSAPHLQEQINAYFASHFPDLHLQAPPIAVPAGESSKESQVLQRLYTDMLKHGLDRHCHVLALGGGAVLDAVGYACATFHRGIRLIRIPSTVLAQNDAGIGVKNGINAFGQKNLLGAFYPATAVINDFQLLTSLTRRDQIAGLAEAVKVALIKDQAFFQWMEQQADALARFDHGASRYAIRRCAELHLAHITGAGDPFERGNGRPLDYGHWAAHKLENLSHHRLRHGEAVAVGMALDGLYANALGLLSDSDTERLLNLLLKLGFCLNPPELTLKDARGRSQVLLGLEEFRQHLGGQLSIPMLSRIGESVDLHEIDTARMEQALQRLSSQVDLALTLNQSCAQ, encoded by the coding sequence ATGAAGCATGGCCGTGGGTATCGTTCGCTCTCGCAAAAAGGCGCAGCCGGACATTTCTGGCTGTCATTGGTTTGCTTTTCAGCCCTGGTGATCGCCAGCTTCTTGCTGTTCGAACAACAGATCCAGGACTTCCTGACCCATCTCAACCTGTACCTGCCCTCGACGCCCGCGCAGAAACTCAACCTGGCGTTGCTGCTGATCGCCCTGCTGGCGCTGGACGTGGTGCTGCCCGTGCCGTCGAGCATGGTCGCGCTGCTGGCTGTGGCCATGCTCGGCAGCGTAGGGGGTTACCTGGTGATTTTCGTGGGTCTGTGCCTGGGCGCCGGGCTGGGCTATGCACTGGGGGCCGGCTACTTGCGTCTGTTGTCCGGCCGCCTCGGCCTGCATCAACGCCAGCCGGGGCAACTGGCCTACCGATTGGGCACACTGTCGTTGATCTGCCTGCGCGGGGTCCCGGTATTGGCGGAAACCTCGGTCGTCGCCGCCGGTATGCAACGCTACCCACTGCGCGCGTTCATCCTGGTCACCACCCTGGCCAACGCCGGCCTCGCATTGGCCTACAGCGCCATTGGCACCTTTCTCGTCGAGCAGAACGCACTGTTGGTGACGCTGCTCGCCAGCATGGTATTGCCCGGGCTGTTCATCGCCGGGTACAGCCTGTTCAAGAGCCTTCGCCGGCACGACGCGGAACAACCGTTGCACGGGCGCTTCAAGGTCAGCTACGACTACCCGGTGGTGTTCACCGATCATGTGTTCGATCTGCTCAATCCCTGCCTGCACCGCCAACTCATGGCCGGCCACAGGAGCCCCGTCACGGTGTTGATTTTCGCCGATGAACAACTGCTTCGCAGCGCTCCGCACCTGCAGGAACAGATCAACGCCTACTTCGCCAGCCATTTCCCAGACCTGCATCTGCAGGCGCCGCCGATCGCGGTCCCGGCCGGCGAGTCGAGCAAGGAATCACAGGTGTTGCAGCGGCTGTACACCGACATGCTGAAACATGGCTTGGACCGGCACTGCCATGTGCTGGCCCTCGGTGGCGGCGCGGTGCTGGACGCGGTGGGCTACGCCTGTGCCACCTTCCACCGCGGCATTCGCCTGATTCGCATCCCAAGCACCGTGCTCGCCCAGAACGACGCCGGTATCGGTGTGAAAAACGGCATCAACGCCTTCGGCCAGAAGAACTTGCTGGGCGCCTTTTATCCCGCCACCGCGGTCATCAACGACTTTCAATTGCTGACCAGCCTGACCCGGCGCGACCAGATCGCCGGGCTGGCCGAGGCGGTCAAAGTGGCGCTGATCAAGGACCAGGCGTTTTTCCAGTGGATGGAGCAACAGGCCGACGCCCTCGCCCGCTTCGATCATGGGGCCAGTCGCTACGCGATCCGCCGCTGCGCCGAATTGCACCTGGCCCACATCACCGGTGCCGGCGACCCCTTCGAACGCGGTAACGGGCGGCCATTGGACTACGGACACTGGGCCGCCCATAAACTGGAAAACCTCAGTCACCACCGACTGCGCCATGGTGAAGCCGTCGCGGTGGGCATGGCCCTGGATGGACTCTATGCCAATGCCTTGGGGCTGTTGAGCGACAGCGACACCGAGCGGCTGCTGAACCTGCTGCTCAAGCTCGGCTTCTGCCTGAATCCGCCGGAGCTGACCTTGAAAGATGCACGGGGACGCTCGCAGGTTTTGCTGGGGCTGGAGGAGTTCCGCCAGCATTTGGGCGGGCAACTTTCCATCCCCATGCTCAGCCGGATCGGCGAGTCGGTGGACTTGCATGAAATCGATACCGCGCGAATGGAGCAGGCGTTGCAGCGGCTGTCCTCCCAGGTCGATCTTGCGCTCACCCTGAACCAGAGCTGTGCGCAATGA
- a CDS encoding helix-turn-helix transcriptional regulator: MLFMNPRNRQQPPQSEPVRRIEAGPWAIELLPGCAYATRYVATQSAIGFAFDSQRGVHAIGSDRMQPFEAIPNGLAFVPAECDVFSESPRGGEYLRVVRTDGMALPGEHAFNNRIDPQAITLALRMRSALLRPTAEDDWEAWTLGLAERLKAPKTFSVHPHGSITGGRMRLLDEFIDAGLDGPLGVKEMAGLLGLSEGYFMRAFKDATGKSPHSYLIDRRLAKARALMRDSAARLTDIAHSCGFNSQAHMTTLFKQRLGVSPAQLRGYSRP, encoded by the coding sequence ATGCTGTTCATGAACCCTCGAAACCGCCAACAGCCGCCCCAGTCCGAACCGGTCCGTCGCATCGAGGCAGGGCCCTGGGCGATCGAATTGCTGCCCGGCTGCGCCTACGCCACCCGCTATGTCGCCACCCAGTCGGCGATCGGCTTTGCCTTCGACAGCCAGCGCGGCGTGCACGCCATCGGTAGCGACCGCATGCAGCCCTTCGAGGCGATCCCCAACGGCCTGGCATTCGTCCCCGCCGAATGCGACGTGTTCTCCGAATCCCCCAGGGGCGGTGAATACCTGCGGGTCGTGCGCACCGACGGTATGGCATTGCCGGGAGAGCATGCGTTCAACAACCGCATTGACCCGCAGGCCATCACCCTCGCGCTGAGAATGCGCAGCGCACTGCTGCGGCCCACCGCAGAGGATGACTGGGAGGCCTGGACGCTCGGACTGGCTGAACGGCTGAAGGCCCCCAAGACATTTTCGGTACACCCCCACGGCTCCATCACGGGCGGGCGAATGCGCCTGCTCGACGAGTTCATCGACGCCGGTCTCGACGGTCCGCTGGGGGTCAAGGAAATGGCCGGGCTGCTTGGCTTGTCCGAAGGGTATTTCATGCGGGCATTCAAGGATGCCACCGGCAAAAGCCCACACAGCTACCTGATCGACCGACGCCTGGCCAAGGCACGGGCGCTGATGCGTGACTCAGCCGCCCGACTGACCGACATTGCGCACAGCTGCGGCTTCAACTCCCAGGCGCACATGACCACGCTGTTCAAGCAACGCCTTGGCGTCAGCCCGGCGCAGCTGCGCGGGTATTCGAGGCCCTGA
- a CDS encoding threonine dehydratase codes for MHTLTRDDIEQAAHHLYQVMPATAQYAWPLLAERLGCTVWVKHENHTPTGAFKVRGGLTFVHWLKREHPEAKGIVTATRGNHGQSLALAASALGLKALIVVPHGNSVEKNNAMRGFGGEVVEYGRDFDEAREEAARLAQVHGLYLVPPFHPELVKGVATYGLELFNAVPDLDTVYVPIGCGSGICAVIAARDALGLKTQVVGVVSTEAVAAKLSFETGTLCETDSANTFADGLAVRRPIPEAFAIYGAAAARIVAVSDAEIAGAMRAYYTDTHNLAEGAGAAALAALMQERETMRGKRVAVILSGGNIDQPVYANLIG; via the coding sequence ATGCACACACTGACCCGCGACGACATCGAGCAAGCTGCCCATCACCTCTACCAAGTCATGCCCGCCACCGCCCAGTATGCCTGGCCCTTGCTGGCTGAACGGCTGGGTTGCACGGTGTGGGTCAAGCACGAGAATCACACCCCGACGGGGGCCTTCAAGGTGCGCGGCGGCCTGACCTTCGTGCATTGGCTCAAGCGTGAGCACCCAGAGGCAAAAGGCATCGTCACGGCGACTCGCGGCAACCATGGCCAGAGCCTGGCGCTGGCGGCCAGCGCATTGGGTTTGAAAGCGTTGATCGTCGTGCCGCACGGTAACTCGGTAGAGAAGAACAACGCCATGCGTGGCTTTGGTGGCGAGGTGGTCGAGTATGGCCGCGATTTCGATGAGGCCCGTGAAGAGGCTGCACGCCTGGCCCAGGTGCATGGCCTGTACCTGGTGCCGCCGTTCCATCCCGAGTTGGTCAAGGGCGTGGCGACCTACGGGCTTGAGCTGTTCAACGCGGTGCCGGACCTGGACACCGTCTATGTGCCGATAGGCTGTGGCTCGGGGATCTGCGCGGTCATCGCCGCCCGCGATGCCTTGGGCTTGAAGACCCAGGTGGTGGGCGTGGTGTCCACCGAGGCCGTGGCAGCGAAGTTGTCGTTTGAAACGGGCACCCTCTGCGAGACCGATTCGGCCAATACCTTTGCCGACGGTCTGGCCGTGCGCAGACCCATTCCCGAGGCCTTTGCCATCTACGGGGCCGCGGCGGCGCGAATCGTAGCGGTCAGCGACGCTGAAATTGCCGGAGCCATGCGGGCGTATTACACCGACACCCACAACCTCGCCGAGGGTGCCGGCGCCGCCGCCTTGGCAGCGCTCATGCAGGAGCGTGAAACGATGCGGGGCAAACGGGTAGCGGTGATTCTGTCCGGTGGGAATATCGACCAGCCGGTGTATGCGAATCTGATTGGCTGA
- a CDS encoding quinone oxidoreductase family protein, which produces MKALQFSATGSLDHLCLVDLPTPVPGPDEVLIRVKAAGLNPSDVKNVEGRFPYTTLPRVPGRDFAGVVEQGPAHLLGKAVWGTGKGPGFLRDGSHAQYLTVPASGVALKPERLSFVQAAAIGVPFTTAYDAVERSHVQRDTTFLVIGANGAVGSAALALAKARGARVLAAVRRPERVAELQAKGYDVIVTSAPGSLAEQVNAVFPGGAQVIFDTTGFWLQEAVSALANFGRIAFIAAPPDGMVHFPALALYRKGGILIGVNSLLYDNTDCARMLEEFGQHFEAGVIDAPTDILEIPLVDGKAQYALIAQGSSAKAVLVP; this is translated from the coding sequence TTGAAAGCCCTACAGTTTTCCGCCACCGGCAGCTTGGACCACCTCTGCCTCGTTGACTTGCCGACACCCGTCCCGGGCCCCGACGAGGTCCTGATCCGGGTCAAGGCGGCCGGGCTCAACCCCAGCGATGTTAAAAATGTCGAGGGCCGCTTTCCCTACACCACCTTGCCCCGAGTGCCCGGCCGTGATTTCGCCGGGGTGGTTGAGCAAGGCCCGGCACATCTGCTCGGCAAAGCGGTCTGGGGAACCGGCAAGGGCCCAGGCTTCCTGCGTGACGGCTCCCATGCGCAATACCTCACGGTTCCGGCAAGTGGCGTGGCCCTGAAGCCTGAGCGTTTGTCCTTCGTCCAAGCAGCGGCTATCGGCGTGCCTTTTACCACCGCCTACGATGCCGTTGAACGATCCCACGTGCAGCGCGACACGACGTTTTTAGTGATTGGCGCCAATGGCGCGGTAGGCAGCGCAGCGCTGGCCCTGGCGAAGGCCCGCGGTGCACGCGTGCTTGCGGCGGTACGGCGACCGGAGCGGGTCGCCGAGCTGCAAGCCAAAGGCTACGACGTCATCGTGACCAGTGCGCCCGGCAGCCTGGCAGAGCAGGTCAACGCGGTGTTTCCGGGTGGAGCGCAGGTCATCTTCGACACCACTGGCTTCTGGCTGCAAGAGGCCGTATCGGCATTGGCCAACTTCGGTCGCATTGCGTTCATTGCAGCCCCGCCCGATGGGATGGTGCACTTCCCCGCCCTGGCGCTCTATCGCAAAGGCGGCATCTTGATCGGCGTGAATTCGCTGCTTTACGACAACACCGATTGCGCCCGGATGCTTGAAGAGTTTGGCCAACACTTCGAGGCAGGCGTCATCGACGCTCCCACGGATATCCTTGAAATCCCCCTGGTGGACGGCAAGGCCCAGTACGCGCTGATCGCCCAGGGCAGCAGCGCAAAAGCCGTACTGGTGCCCTGA
- a CDS encoding AraC family transcriptional regulator, with the protein MALASPPDLTDTTHLVQPLSRTYPPGTLIAPHHHEWGQLLYAQSGLMWVDTPGAALLVPPQRAVWLPPRVTHGIRVVSPLEMRNLYLRVELAMSVGLELQVLEVSKLLRELIIRRVALGNRPDPALRDALDNLLVLELRQLRSAVLKVPMPAGGDRRLRNLCETVLEVPGLAMSFEQHAESVGASTRTLARLFHAELGLTFTEWRRQVQLAHAVAALLEGDSVGTIATRLGYTLSSFSEMFRRSLGVAPSAYKNAMASRGFVR; encoded by the coding sequence ATGGCCCTTGCTTCACCTCCCGATCTGACGGACACGACGCATCTTGTTCAACCGCTTTCCCGCACCTACCCACCCGGGACGTTGATCGCGCCTCATCATCATGAATGGGGCCAGCTTCTCTATGCCCAAAGTGGCCTCATGTGGGTCGATACACCCGGTGCTGCGCTGCTGGTCCCGCCGCAGCGCGCGGTGTGGCTGCCGCCGCGGGTCACACACGGGATCCGCGTGGTTTCGCCCTTGGAGATGCGCAATCTCTATTTGCGCGTCGAACTGGCCATGAGCGTGGGGCTTGAGCTGCAAGTGCTCGAGGTCAGCAAGCTGCTGCGCGAGCTGATCATCCGTCGAGTGGCGCTGGGTAATCGCCCTGATCCTGCGTTGCGTGATGCCTTGGATAACCTGCTGGTGCTGGAACTTCGCCAACTGCGCTCGGCGGTGCTCAAGGTGCCCATGCCTGCCGGCGGGGATCGACGCTTGCGCAACTTGTGCGAGACGGTGCTCGAGGTCCCCGGACTGGCCATGTCCTTTGAGCAGCACGCCGAGTCGGTGGGGGCCAGCACCCGCACTCTGGCCCGGTTGTTCCATGCCGAGCTTGGCCTGACGTTCACCGAATGGCGACGCCAAGTGCAACTGGCCCACGCAGTCGCCGCACTCCTGGAAGGCGACTCGGTGGGGACGATAGCGACGCGGTTGGGCTATACGCTAAGCAGTTTCAGCGAGATGTTCCGCCGCTCCCTGGGCGTTGCACCGTCGGCGTATAAAAACGCGATGGCATCAAGGGGTTTTGTCCGATAG